A region from the Triticum aestivum cultivar Chinese Spring chromosome 3D, IWGSC CS RefSeq v2.1, whole genome shotgun sequence genome encodes:
- the LOC123077545 gene encoding auxin-responsive protein IAA1: MSAETERSSTESSAASGLDFEDTALTLTLRLPGDPDRKRGASSSSSCSLADRSSLLAEAPPAPKARVVGWPPVRSFRKNALENVAAGSTRAACAPAKFVKVAVDGAPYLRKVNLRDYAGYDQLLRALQGKFCSHFTIRKFANDEMKLVDAVNGTEYVPTYEDKDGDWMLVGDVPWKMFEEACQRVRLMKNSEAVNIAPRSAR; this comes from the exons ATGTCGGCGGAGACGGAGCGGAGCTCCACGGAGTCCTCGGCGGCGTCCGGGCTCGACTTCGAGGACACCGCGCTCACGCTCACCCTGCGCCTCCCCGGCGACCCCGACCGCAAgcgcggcgcctcctcctcctcctcctgctccctcgCCGACCGCTCCTCCCTCCTCGCCGAGGCTCCGCCGGCCCCCAA GGCGCGGGTGGTGGGCTGGCCGCCGGTGAGGTCGTTCCGCAAGAACGCGCTCGAGAACGTCGCCGCCGGGTCCACCAGGGCGGCCTGCGCGCCGGCCAAGTTCGTCAAGGTGGCCGTCGACGGCGCGCCGTACCTGCGCAAGGTGAACCTGCGGGACTACGCCGGCTACGACCAGCTCCTCCGCGCGCTCCAGGGCAAGTTCTGCTCCCACTTCACCATCA GGAAGTTCGCCAACGACGAGATGAAGCTGGTGGacgcggtgaacgggacggagtACGTGCCCACCTACGAGGACAAGGACGGCGACTGGATGCTCGTCGGCGACGTCCCCTGGAA GATGTTTGAGGAAGCCTGCCAACGCGTCCGCCTGATGAAGAACTCCGAGGCTGTGAACATAG CACCCAGATCTGCCCGGTGA